Proteins from a genomic interval of Thunnus thynnus chromosome 5, fThuThy2.1, whole genome shotgun sequence:
- the neto2b gene encoding neuropilin and tolloid-like protein 2: MCGGCEEIHSWSSLKSKPGKRSPAERMYVVWIFLLFVEEGFALAQKTKDGGAGSKGVKPSQWPQHSRHCGNWVRNTDGGTFSSPNYPKTYPPNKECLYVLEALPRQRIELLFDENFYIEASFECRFDHIEVRDGPFSFSPLINRFCGSASPGLVLSSGRFMWIRFFSDEELEGIGFQVQYSFTADPEFHLHVGGLLNPIPDCQFELSGADGLIRSSQVEEEYKVKPDQAVDCIWTIRAPTNNRIYLRFLEYQMENSNECKKNFVAVYDGSNAIEDLKAKFCSTVANDIMLDTGVGVVRMWADEASRLSRFRMLFTSFADPPCVGSAFFCHSNMCINTSLVCNGIQNCVFPWDESNCKEKKNKGIFHQITKTHGTIICVSTGVVLLLLIVSILVQVKQPRKKVLVRKNNLFQRGDFQEVFDPPHYELFTLRDKEMSGDLGELSEELQSLQALRRSSLGSRCIHEHHCGSQASINSIKASQGAHGIGRGSMELPPFRGDIQSALPPFRDLNSSLRKKSWPSMKPDRMQGHHGMGDRASGRQDRVMEEDEEEEEDGRYDVYVRRAGSRRGNYEMAQQRSLSMDF; the protein is encoded by the exons ATGTGCGGGGGGTGTGAGGAGATACACAGTTGGTCAAGTTTGAAATCAAAGCCCGGAAAACGGAGTCCAGCTGAGAGGATGTATGTAG TCTGGATCTTTCTCTTGTTCGTTGAGGAGGGATTTGCTCTGGCACAAAAAACCAAAG ATGGAGGTGCAGGATCAAAAGGGGTAAAACCTTCTCAGTGGCCGCAGCATTCTCGTCACTGTGGAAACTGGGTACGAAACACAGATGGTGGCACCTTCAGCTCCCCAAACTACCCGAAAACGTACCCTCCCAACAAGGAGTGCCTGTACGTACTGGAAG CTTTGCCCCGGCAGAGGATTGAGCTGCTGTTTGATGAGAACTTCTACATTGAGGCCTCATTTGAGTGTCGTTTCGACCACATCGAGGTGCGGGACGGTCCCTTCAGTTTCTCTCCGCTCATCAATCGATTCTGTGGCTCTGCCAGTCCTGGACTCGTCCTCTCCAGTGGACGCTTCATGTGGATCCGCTTCttcagtgatgaagagctgGAGGGGATTGGCTTCCAGGTTCAGTACAGCTTTACTGCAG ACCCTGAATTTCATCTGCACGTGGGAGGACTCTTAAACCCCATTCCAG ATTGTCAGTTTGAGCTGTCTGGGGCTGATGGCCTGATCCGTTCTAGTCAGGTGGAGGAGGAGTATAAAGTAAAGCCAGACCAGGCAGTGGACTGCATCTGGACTATACGCGCCCCAACAAACAACAGG ATTTACCTGCGGTTCTTGGAATATCAGATGGAAAACTCAAATGAATGTAAGAAGAACTTTGTGGCTGTTTATGATGGCAGTAATGCCATCGAGGACCTAAAG GCCAAGTTTTGTAGTACAGTAGCTAATGACATCATGCTGGACACTGGTGTGGGAGTAGTGAGGATGTGGGCTGATGAGGCAAGCCGTCTCAGTCGTTTCCGGATGCTGTTCACATCTTTTGCTGACC cacCCTGTGTAGGCAGTGCATTCTTTTGCCACAGTAACATGTGCATCAACACTTCTCTGGTGTGCAACGGCATACAAAACTGTGTCTTCCCTTGGGATGAAAGCAACTGCAAAG agaaaaagaacaaaggTATTTTTCACCAGATCACAAAGACTCATGGGACAATAATCTGTGTGTCTACGGGAGTGGTGCTGCTGCTCCTCATCGTCTCCATTCTCGTGCAAGTCAAACAGCCACGTAAAAAG GTGCTGGTACGTAAGAATAACCTGTTCCAGCGGGGCGACTTCCAGGAGGTGTTTGACCCTCCGCATTATGAACTCTTTACTCTGAGAGACAAG GAGATGTCTGGGGACCTTGGGGAGTTATCAGAGGAACTCCAGTCCCTGCAGGCGCTCAGAAGATCCTCATTAGGCTCACGCTGCATTCACGAACATCACTGTGGCTCTCAGGCCTCTATCAACTCCATCAAAGCCAGCCAGGGTGCACATGGCATAGGCAGGGGATCCATGGAGCTCCCCCCTTTCAGAGGGGACATCCAGAGCGCCTTACCACCTTTCCGGGACTTGAACAGCAGCCTGCGTAAGAAGAGCTGGCCTAGTATGAAACCAGATCGAATGCAGGGGCATCATGGTATGGGGGATAGAGCATCTGGGCGGCAGGATAGAGTGAtggaagaggatgaagaggaggaggaggatggacgGTACGATGTGTATGTGCGCAGAGCAGGAAGCAGAAGAGGGAACTATGAAATGGCCCAGCAAAGATCCTTGTCCATGGACTTCTGA
- the si:dkey-30c15.2 gene encoding kappa-type opioid receptor, whose translation MKLNDTLSGYQIDVLSTVYLVFLTPSVIGSFSVVVVSIIKWRHLREQVQILVQLAMADLLAALILMFTSVMNKVSNVNHVVICQYSLPLSLTFYFISSLLVVVYAWKSKNAIQGWRARPAGDEGGQSQCRREIVAIPVYTIVWLIPIAVYLAYVLTHFITTTELMTNADRLLSEAISNKSKYCNSCILFLHVWWDSCSDAEKIHDIFIKVCVFFVVIAVMLSCSLVYYKVRKWYELHEQEGLFPVERDGRSRRRVKRVFSTTRNMMIVILFCWTPVLVLILLSALMKWTNVGQSSLFGLYVIQAVNMSLQGFLNSMVYAWRRPNFTEAVLGETTPLLAYDRLAFFEESLRVPS comes from the exons ATGAAGCTCAATGATACTCTAAGTGGATATCAG ATTGATGTTCTCTCTACGGTCTATTTAGTGTTTCTCACTCCCAG TGTGATTGGGAGCTTTTCTGTCGTGGTCGTTTCCATAATTAAATGGAGGCATCTGAGAGAACAG gTGCAAATCTTAGTGCAGCTTGCCATGGCAGACCTTCTGGCCGCTCTGATCCTGATGTTCACCAGTGTCATGAACAAAGTTAGCAATGTCAATCATGTAGTCATCTGCCAATACAGCCTTCCACTCTCGCTG acattttattttatttcatctctgCTGGTGGTGGTTTATGCATGGAAGTCCAAGAATGCAATCCAAGGATGGAGAGCAAGACCTGCAGGGGATGAGGGAGGACAG AGTCAGTGTCGAAGGGAAATTGTAGCTATACCGGTGTACACCATTGTGTG GTTGATCCCCATTGCAGTATACTTAGCATATGTGCTCACTCACTTTATAACGACTACTGAGTTGATGACAAACGCTGACAGATTACTAAGTGAGGCTATCAGTAATAAAAGCAAATACTGCAACAG ttgtaTTTTGTTCTTGCATGTCTGGTGGGATTCCTGCTCTGATGCT GAGAAAATCCATGACATTTTCAtcaaagtttgtgttttctttgtcgTGATAGCTGTGATGCTGTCTTGCTCT TTAGTTTACTACAAGGTTCGTAAATGGTATGAACTACATGAGCAGGAGGGTCTTTTTCCTGTGGAGAGAGATGGACGTTCAAGAAGAAGAGTCAAAAGAGTGTTTTCCACAACAAGAAATATGATGATAGTCATCTTATTCTGTTGGacaccag TTCTTGTCCTGATTCTGCTGTCTGCCCTGATGAAGTGGACAAATGTAGGCCAGAGCAGCCTATTTGGTCTTTATGTGATACAA gCTGTCAACATGTCCCTGCAAGGCTTCCTGAACAGTATGGTTTACGCTTGGAGACGGCCAAACTTTACTGAGGCCGTTCTTGGGGAGACCACACCTCTGCTTGCATATGATCGCCTGGCCTTCTTTGAGGAATCACTGAGGGTCCCTTCTTGA
- the LOC137182927 gene encoding ADP-ribosylation factor 4-like codes for MGLTISSIFGRLFGKKQMRILMVGLDAAGKTTILYKLKLGEIVTTIPTIGFNVETVEFKNISFTVWDVGGQDKIRPLWRHYFQNTQGLIFVVDSNDRERVAESAEELSKMLLEDELKDAVLLVFANKQDLPNALSVSELTDKLGLHALRNKTWHIESTCATQGTGLYEGLDWLSKELSKN; via the exons ATGGGGCTTACCATCTCGTCAATCTTCGGCCGGCTGTTtggcaaaaaacaaatgaggatTTTGATGG TTGGACTGGATGCTGCCGGAAAAACTACCATCTTGTACAAATTGAAGCTTGGTGAAATTGTAACCACCATCCCAACCATCG GTTTCAATGTGGAGACAGTagaatttaaaaatatcagtttcacTGTATGGGATGTGGGTGGCCAGGACAAGATCAGACCCCTCTGGAGACATTACTTCCAGAATACACAG GGCCTCATCTTTGTGGTGGACAGtaatgacagagaaagagtgGCTGAGTCTGCAGAAGAGCTCTCAAAGATG TTGCTGGAGGACGAGTTGAAAGACGCTGTTTTGCTGGTGTTTGCTAACAAACAGGACCTGCCCAATGCCTTATCAGTCAGCGAACTCACAGACAAACTCGGCCTACACGCCCTCCGCAACAAAACT TGGCACATTGAGTCAACCTGTGCCACCCAGGGCACTGGGCTGTATGAAGGACTCGACTGGCTATCCAAAGAGCTGTCCAAGAACTAA